The DNA region AGGAACTTCAATGCTCCATCAAGaacctggaaagaaaaacaaaagtgcaaGATGAAAAGttggaagaacaaagaaaaatatgtcatGTCACAGAATCGATAGTTAAGCGAGAACAGCATGCAAGTGAGGTGGAGAGATTAAAGGCAGAATTGTCTAGAAAAGTAAATGATATTGGGATGAAGAACATTGAAATtaagaaggaaagagagaagtCCAGACTACTTGAGGCCAAGGTTAAAGCTCTGGAAAGGAACTTGAGTGAGgcacaaaaggaaaataaagaccTCGTTAAGAAACTGTCAAAAACTCCAATGGAGGAAGCGATTGAAAAAACTAAGATCGCATTTGAAGCAAGAATTGATTTTGACACCTTGgccaaagaaaagcagagaagcagAGCATTGCAGGAATGTCTCACAAGGAAAGATCGGCAATTGAATAAACTGCTGGAGGACCAGTCTAAAAAACGCTCCACGTTCTCAGATCTCACAAGAGAAGCTCAggatataataaaaatacttgagCAAAGATCACACACAACTGCAAGTTGTAGGAGAGACACACTGACAAGAACCATGCAGGAGACAGCACCCAAGGATTTGGTGGAATCGTCTCACAATAAAATGGCAgaggtaaaagaaaatacttctaAATTTTTACCAGCTATCGATGCGTCGACCGTCCAGCCATCTAAACCCCAATCGctttcaaatcaaaaatctttACGCCTGGGCGAAGATGTAGATGTACAACATTACCTGGCGAACCCAGGGAAGATAAAATTGCTGAAGCCATCGCCCCCTAGCACAGAAAAACCTAAAAGATCAGGTTTAACATCAGCAGGCAGAACCCCCTGGAAACACTAAGGGGACAAAAAATAGTAGCCAAAAGAAGTGATCAGGTTAATTGGagtcttttaaatttacttttgtctcTTGCTCACAAACTGTTGGAGACACTCTTTAAACTCAACACacaggttttctccgggtgctccggtttgtCCTACCTTatggaaaaaaagtgaatagGTTAAATGGTGTCTTTTAAATTTACCTTTGTCTCTCGTCCACTTCTTGTTGGAGAGGCAAAGAATATGAATGTATTGACTTATGCGATCtaaagcggaagaagatggatggctggatggacaGTTTTATACGCCTCTTGGATTAACTAATAACGTCCgcttagacttttatttattcttgcagTTTGGCCATAATCataatcaactttagattaactcattaattaataacttgcatCCCTACCTGTACtaaacattgtgtttctttctacGAGACACTCTTTAAACTCAACACATAGGTTTTTTCTGGGTGCTCCAGTTTGTCCTACCTTCATGGAAAAAAGTGATTAGGTTAAATGGAGTCTTTAAAATTTACCTTTGTCTCTTGCTCACTTACTGTTGGATACACTCTTTAAACTCAAtgcataggttttctccgggttctccggttttTCCTACCTtcggaaaaaaaagtgatgaggCTTGACTTGATGCTTTGAAGCTGAAGTTgaatgtagaaacaaaactgaagctcCAGGATTTCCTCAACTGCTTTAGTCAGTTTATTTTCGAACTTCTTGTTGGATATTTTTCAGCTCCAGACGACTCAAAAAGACTTGGATGAGggttgtttaatgttttatttttttattattttagcttgaacatctacagaaaaatgatttttttttgcaatcagttccctttaatattatttttaatattgcaaaacagtacatttctacaaaaactgtaaagttatataatgagaaaacaaataatttgttgcagctttaaagaTCACGccccaaacaaacagtttttgaattataattttcagtGTTATCACGATAgtacaaaatatcacaataaaattttatgtcacTGACTTGGTGTCTGTAAACTAGAGGTGGGCGAcatgaaattttattgtgatatctTGTACTATCGTGATAACACTGAAAATTATGattcaaaaactgtttgtttggggcgtgctgtggtggcgtagggagCAGCGCTGCCccgagtcctcgacgcggccgtcgctggttcgattcccggacccggcgacgtttgccacatgtcttcccccatttcctgtcagcctactgtcatataagggacagtagagcccacacaaaaaaaaagacaactattTGTTTGGTAACTGTTTGGCTGTGACTGCATGGCAAAGCATTCATAGTGCCACAAATATCgttcttgaaaaacattacCATTTGAAGCGGGCTTCCTTCAGGGAACCACTTACTTAAAGAAAAGTGACTTATTTTTCTGCGTTTAATTTTTTGAATTTActcatatttaaacaaacaaaacatggtaaaaaaaaaatttaaaatcagaaaatactgtcagttttgtttatattgatCAATTGAAAATTATTGAGATGACAAATCTAAATTCTTATCATCATACCAAATTTTTCACGCTAAATGATGAACAATACGACAAATCGTTCATCATTTAAACCTGACCGTGCATCTCATTTTGTCAAGCGTATAAGTGGACAGCAATTTGTGCCAAAGCAGACAGACGGCAAAACACTGACTgataaatgtgaacaaataaataaataaataaaaatgaccaagAGAATGTTGTAGAAAGACCGTAACGGATTGTTTCTCTGTCTTGTGCCGTGTGCTTCAGGTGGCTAAACATGACCAATTATAATCACAATACGCTGCAAAACAAAAGATCCTGTCTGACATTCTCTCCCtcccaaaaaacacaaaaccagaacCACTAATACTAATATTTGCCCGCCgacttcatgttttattcatgggACAGCTGTGCCGCTTGGAATCAACCCCAAGCTTTACAGCCCCAAAAAAAGAATTATTCTATTAAATTCAGTGAGATTTTTTGGTGTATGGCAGACAGTAAATAATTCTGATCATTATTAATGATGGCCACCACAGcagttgtgtttctgtgtttgaataGCTTTTTGAACagcattttctgtgacttttgtACTGCTGACCTCTATAAAGAAATGACTAACTGTATAGACATGATTTATTAGTTTAATTGAGCTAAAAGGTAATAGAAACTTTTAGGCAGTTTCCCTAAATTTGAACTGATTTCCATTTGAATGTGTTGTAtatggtttttttaaaaacatatcttTAACTATTATAAAAGAATGATTAGTCACTTTTTGCATAGAAGTTATGAACGCTGTGAAGTCTAAAGTTTTTTGGAGAGAGATTCAGTTTGACCTCCAGCATTCTGGGAGTCTTCCTTTATCTCGGCCAACACAAGTGCAGCCGCTGCAGTCCAGGCATGGAAAATAGAAGAGCAGCAGAACtgatagttgttgttttttttatttttttcaatttgcatGGCTCCCTCAAGCATTTGAGATACTATTgttcaaaattcaaaacacaacatttaacatacagtttaaaaaaaaaaaaaaaaaaaccctgaagttGTGTGTTGTTCAATATCTGGGGGGAATATTCCAATTGGTGAAAATAAGCCTGATCTTAATCAAAAGGTCAACTGTGTGGAACGTTGTTTTATCTTCAGCTCCTCTGGTCATGGATTCCACTGACGGCTTGACCCAGGACTCCTCAGTGGACAGAGGCTCACATCTGGCAGCTCCTTGTTTATGACAGCAGTTAACACTGGATCAGGGAGGCTCTGGAGGAAAACACATGTAGAGGCTTTAGAGCACACAGGGAACGCACACCTTAATCTGGATGGCTAACAAGTTCGCTGTGAGACTGATTTAGATTCTTTACAATGTTCAAAAAGTGAGATGGCAGGAAATAAGTAAATAACCTTCTGCTCCAAGCCTGAAGCTTGGAGTGTTCCAGATCAAAGGTTAATCACATTTTACTATGGCCTACTCAAAGCCTGGgcctaaataaaattaaatctgtaggaaaattttaaaattcatttccacatattgtttttattcagtctcaGTTTGAGCTGAGCTAACGTGGAATTGTCAAAAATGTCGTCTTTAGATGTGTAAAAGTGGTGACGTACCCAAAGGAGTTACAGATGTAACACAGCAAAATGAGGTTCTGCTGAGATTAAAAcatagtttaaatatttttcatatgttCATTAGATCCAAATcttaaaagcaggaaaacttGTGCCGATATCAATATCCATTATTAATTATGCTGTTATGGCTGATAaccaatatttaccaatattctttatatttttcttcactttaaacACCGTGTAAAGCCACCACACTGCATACATCAATTTAAACATCCCCACAATGCTGCACTGCATCCCTTTATTTATCACCTGACTGAACAGATAACACACGGCCGACCTCACACACTCCCCtgtctgaaacacacacacaaatggcaacaagataaaaataatgtcaataTAAACCCAGTTTTAATTATTGGACCAATACCGatatgggaaaaaaatgactaacAATGTCTGATACCGATGTAGATGCCTGTATGTTGGGTATCCTTATGAAAAACCAGGTATTGTTCTTTTTGCCACtttaaaatgcagaagaaaGTGATATTTGTCTTTCAATAATAATGAACACTCATATCACACCACAAAGTTTACATACTTGTTCAACATTGTGGCCATTTCAATTGATTGTTGTAAATATTGCACATGTGTATAATAGTACACTTATTTTACAAAGTGCTTGATGGTTGTCTAGATTTGTAcgtttttagtcatttaatgTCTAAGTCTTCCCTTGGTCTGAAAGCCTTTTGGTTTAAAGATGGCAGTGTCTGGTTTCATGGCTGCTTTCTTTACATCCTGATGTTTAGATGATGAGACTCCATCCAGATGAAAGACTCAAGAGAAGTCTGGAAATAAAGCAGCTTGAGTGGGGTGGTCCTGAAAACCAGAACCACCATAAACAAGTGTCTAGAATGCAcgcaaatacacacacacacacacacgcccacatgcACAAAAACATGTGCGCACGCGcacccctgcacacacacaaacacacacacacagagttacTCATCCTTGACTGTGAAAGTGGATTGCCGGGGGAGTGTGAGTCTTCTCCGATGGCTCACACTGTCCTGACAGTCTCATTATAGTGGAGTTAGAGTGAAAACCTTGGTGTGACAGAATCAAAGTCATCGTAGTTGGCCTCCATCAGCTCCATCGCTGTACTGCCTGACCAGCACCAGCGTCGGCCCACAGCTTCTTCCCTGCAAACCCAGAATCCCTCTGGGAGCAGAGCTGCTTTAGAGCCAGCAACACATTTCTGATTGACTGAATGCATTTAAAGTCCTGGGAACAAAACTCATTCCATGTTTCTCCATTGTTTCCTGACTGTGCTGTGAATGcattcattttcacattaaaattgacaaaaaaaaaacaaaaaaaaaaaaacataaaatacatatcAGAGTTcaatattttgcaataaaataacgTAAATATCTGGAGATAAGGGAGTTGGAAGTCGGAGTTTTCAGCAttggttgaaaaaaaagaaaaaaccgtCAAAAAATGACCAACAGCGCAATATGTATtatatcaaaatatatttaaaatgcttttatttgacagaaaaaaattgactAAATAGAATGTTGTTGATTAACATGGTCCAACCAGTCCTGGTGTTCCTCAAGGTCGTCGTCTGCAGCAGAATCTCCTGTTTATCAAGCTGTTTGAACAAACTACCATCACTAATCATTCAGCAATATGAAATaacaactgaaaaagaaataaatacattttggaaaTAATGAGCAGTTAATACAATGAAGAATAGGTAGAAAAATATCAATTAtcaaaaaatttcagaaaaatttgttttataaacttttgcTTGATTTACTAACTCATTTCCACTAGAttaatttttattgcttttcttgtattttttattcttacaaataaaaagtaaataaaaattatactttttatttcaaataattatataatgttatttgtttattttttgtataaaattgcACCTAATCCATAGGGTGCAATTTTATAgccacctgttttttttttttttttttgtttgtttgtttgttttccacactCAGCCCTTTTCCCCCTGAAAGCCAGAAGCTTCCTACATCACCCTGACATGTCAGGCTGTTTGTCGATGTCAAGGCAGCCATAATGCGCAAAAAAAGTTATACAATTATCTAATATTTCTACTGCGTTGTCAAAATCACCCTGTGTGCTCCGGGATGGACtggtaaactttaaaacaaaacttttcttcagCGTATGAAATTTAGAACAGGAGTCCACTTATCCAAAGAATGAGACATTAACAAAAtcaaccaaaatataaaaacatcagacTATTAATGAGAGTCAACTCATTGAAACTGAATGTTGACCTACTTTCGGTATTCTTGATGCAGTTTGTTCAGATCCAGTAACAGGAggaatcaaaaatgtaaaaaattttgatttctcCAAATCTTGTGCGAGTCTTTTATGTGAACACCGGAGGGGAAAATGAACTGCAGCACACTACAATGTGTTTTTGCATCCATAGGCATCTGTTCATTTCAACAACAGTTTAAGTCATCCATCACTCAGTGTAAGATGACACCAGCGCACTGAAAGGGAAGACAGATCCAGGAAATGTGCTGCATTCTATCAACATATCTCAATGTTTGTGCTTTGCAGGGTGGTGGGGATCATGGAAACTGACTATCACTGCCAGGATTAGCAATAAATCCTCTTCATGACTCTCAACCCCACAACATTCCTTCTCTCTTCAAATCTCTGTCCCAGCAGCTTTTCTCAATCTTTCTCTTTGTGGTTCAGTCAGCTTCTTAGTCGCTTTTCTAACCCCTCGTCCTGCTTGCTCGTCTCCGCCGGCGTGCCAGAGAAATAGATTCTGCTCTAATTGCCAATATAATGATGCAGTCTACTCATTTCACCTGACTAATTAATACTAGAGCCGGCGTCCTTTGCTCCCGTCTCACTGCTTACAGTAGAAGGGCCCATTCCACTAAACCTTCCCTTTTTCTCAACTCGTTCACTTTCTGAAACCATGTGGTGTATCAACATGTCTCTGCAGTAAGTTTTTCTATCTCACATGGAGCAAAAGCCCGAAAAATGTTTACTATGCAACAGCCCAGCCACAGCTTCATGTAACAGAAAGGTGTACATGTTAAGGTCTATTTCACTTTTCAACCTCATTTCTAGCTTCAGCACAGGTGAAGCTGTAAAAGACGCTTTTTGAATTCACTTTATTTGATTAGCAGACTGTTTGGAACTGAAGAGGGCGAGATTCAATTGAAGCCATTGTCTTCTTGAGTTAGCAACAGTGTGGTCTGGTGTTAGTGTTGGGCGTCTTGCACACCCAATGGTGGCTACCTCCTTGTAGCAGGAGACAATATTTATTCTGATGCCAGCTACTGATCTGAATAATGGCAGACCAGCAGCAGTAACTGAGCAGCCAGGGCTGCCCAATGAAAAGTACAATACTGCATTGCATTAGCATTGGAGAGGCTAGTGACTAGCAACCCTAGCCTGGTCACACTTTACCCTCTGCTGTCCTTAAGCACAGACAGGCTGGTGCTAACATCGGAGAGGCTAAGAACTAGCATTTCTTGGATGCACAACCTGTGGTTTTGGCTCATTATCCCAGTCCATGGATAATAGTTCTGTAGCATACAATGAAGAGATCATTATGTTCTCACGTTATTAGATACAGAGTAGATGTGTCTACATTTCAGACTGAAGAGAATCATATCAaccacaacatgtcaaacactTCCAGATGTCTCCATTTGTGTCGTGCCTTAAGTCTCCTTTTATTCCtcaagtttgtttaaaaataccACCCAGAGTCTTCACTGACTCTTGGGGAATAGCTGAACAAAAGAACCTTTGATGGAAGGGGAAGTATCTTTGCTCTCATCTGTATTCTCTTGTTGGATGTCTGCACAGGGCGTCTTTCTCAGGTCTTTTTGGGTCACACAAAGCGCAACGCTTTTCAGGCCCGCGGCGCTGCGGCGGATGTCTTGCATAAACCTTTTCTCTTGTGATACTGTAACTATTTCCTATTTCCTTTTGCTTACAGCTTCCCCAGCGTGCACGGCTGTTGACAACAGGTTTTTAGTATTGTAACTTTTGGCTTGGGTGTTTTTACAACTTTCTCCATCttagtttctttattttctgcaacATTCTGAGAACAATAATGTAATGTTCAAGGAGAACGAAAGCTGTaggatgaaaatattttttttaggttgtcTTCTCCTTTTAGGTAGTCTTTGTTGCTTTGCTCACTATGATAATAGAGGTTTAGTGATTctctaaaaaatttttaaaaaagcataatttttccTTCACCATTTCTGTTATCTTTTAACAAATCAACCAAACAACAGATTTAGTCCAGAATGAAATATGACCTTTGTGATAGacaggcgacctgtccagggtgaccacTGGACATCGGCACCACCACCCCTCATGACCCCACCAGGGACAAGCATGTagagatgatggatggatggatggatggatggatggatggatggatggatggatggatggatggaatacaAGTTTCAGTGGTTCCTTTACTGACAATAGCTGTATTACTGTAAGTTATGCAGCAGTTGCTTGAGCTTCTTCCAATGAATTCAATCCCACATGAGTTTTGGTTTTATACCATTAGATTACAATTTTTACAACATAGTTCAAAAGTTTCAAAATCTTTAAAGAGTTGTCGATTCCAAAGAGCGGCTAAAATTGTCTTCAAGTGATCCCAATTACTCTTTAGCTGTAGACAGTAAAGAGTAATTGCTGGTCAGAGAATGAGTTCACAACGTTGTGATGAGAATCAAATCGAAGCAGAAATCTTCTAAAATCCTGGTCTTTACTGGGCTGCTTCTATGCAGCTTTAATGTATGTACTGAATATTATGTAAACCactttttctatatatttttagcagtttatgtttttatagaaattgTACCAGGGttatttgatgtgttttatattttcctatATTTACAGTGTAAGTATCcttgaaaaaaactgttttaatttagcATATGGATTAAGTAGTAATCTATAGGCTTAAAATGAAAGCCATACTCTAATGTTGGAGGCAGCACAGCGCAGCCGTTAGACTTCATTTTCTGGGGAGAAGCCCTGCAGCCGAACTCGTCTGCTGGTTGTTTAATAcctttgatt from Gambusia affinis linkage group LG13, SWU_Gaff_1.0, whole genome shotgun sequence includes:
- the LOC122842619 gene encoding tropomyosin alpha-4 chain-like, which codes for MSAFEIDSLTKYQIRRMSRDELVVLLMDWLERLKGRSASLIKQNKLQEELEKAQEQIELQNEKIISLTKELNVSLKKNKDFECQTIPKLKQEIESWTSHKHKLSSEVQSYQHKVKELQCSIKNLERKTKVQDEKLEEQRKICHVTESIVKREQHASEVERLKAELSRKVNDIGMKNIEIKKEREKSRLLEAKVKALERNLSEAQKENKDLVKKLSKTPMEEAIEKTKIAFEARIDFDTLAKEKQRSRALQECLTRKDRQLNKLLEDQSKKRSTFSDLTREAQDIIKILEQRSHTTASCRRDTLTRTMQETAPKDLVESSHNKMAELLWSWIPLTA